The proteins below are encoded in one region of Brassica napus cultivar Da-Ae chromosome A6, Da-Ae, whole genome shotgun sequence:
- the LOC125609892 gene encoding uncharacterized protein LOC125609892, whose protein sequence is MANKIAMLVSEAMNSNAVINTCLGVSFVVLGVRSDKQQKYVEALQEQKDSLSKSNKEMKVQMWEWKQQLFAEAASAGTSALVPLSTLKAIYGEITTPTQSGDAVKEEPKVSTPRIMV, encoded by the exons ATGGCGAACAAGATCGCAATGCTGGTCTCGGAAGCAATGAACAGCAACGCTGTAATAAACACGTGTCTTGGAGTGTCGTTTGTGGTTCTGGGAGTGAGATCTGATAAACAGCAAAAGTATGTCGAGGCCTTGCAGGAGCAAAAAGATTCGCTCTCCAAGTCTAACAAGGAGATGAAAGTTCAAATGTGGGAGTGGAAACAACAGCTCTTTGCTGAAGCCGCCTCTGCTGGTACTTCCGCGCTTGTTCCTCTGTCCACGCTCAAGGCCATCTATGGAGAGATCACCACACCCACCCAATCTG GCGACGCTGTAAAAGAAGAGCCTAAAGTGTCTACCCCCAGGATCATGGTTTGA